In Astyanax mexicanus isolate ESR-SI-001 chromosome 5, AstMex3_surface, whole genome shotgun sequence, a single window of DNA contains:
- the kcna3a gene encoding potassium voltage-gated channel subfamily A member 3 encodes MDDHFNLIDSPSTRRRESDGDSRGSDADRGGPAAATVTVAVGELLEESGALPAHVSLERYEPEPGCHERVVINISGLRFETQLKTFSQFPDTLLGDPRKRMRYFDPLRNEYFFDRNRPSFDAILYYYQSGGRIRRPVNVPIDVFSEEIRFYQLGEEAMEKFREDEGFIKEEERPLPSREFQRQVWLLFEYPESSGPARGIAIVSVLVILISIVIFCLETLPEFRDDREAAAAAAAAAAAVPLNNGTAPYGPGAFTDPFFVIETLCIVWFSFELLVRFFACPSKATFSKNIMNIIDIVAIIPYFITLGTELAERQGNGQQAMSLAILRVIRLVRVFRIFKLSRHSKGLQILGQTLKASMRELGLLIFFLFIGVILFSSAVYFAEADDPASSFSSIPDAFWWAVVTMTTVGYGDMHPVTIGGKIVGSLCAIAGVLTIALPVPVIVSNFNYFYHRETDGEEHAQCLNAGSSERVDSAQGELLERAHSTSSLSKPEYVAIEEALHGAFRQPVYPNQNSQNCVSVKKIFTDV; translated from the coding sequence ATGGACGACCACTTCAACCTGATCGACTCTCCGTCGACGCGGCGGCGGGAGAGTGACGGAGACAGCCGTGGCTCAGACGCGGACAGAGGCGGCCCGGCCGCGGCCACGGTGACAGTGGCGGTTGGCGAGCTGCTGGAGGAGTCGGGCGCGCTGCCGGCGCACGTGTCGCTGGAGCGCTACGAGCCTGAACCGGGCTGCCACGAGCGCGTGGTCATCAACATCTCGGGTCTGCGCTTCGAGACGCAGCTCAAGACGTTCAGCCAGTTCCCGGACACGCTGCTGGGTGACCCGCGTAAGAGGATGCGCTACTTCGACCCGCTGCGCAATGAGTACTTTTTTGATCGTAACCGACCGAGTTTTGATGCCATCCTGTACTACTACCAGTCGGGTGGGCGCATACGCAGGCCCGTGAACGTGCCCATCGACGTCTTCTCGGAGGAGATCCGCTTCTACCAACTGGGCGAGGAAGCCATGGAAAAGTTTCGCGAGGACGAGGGATTCATTAAGGAGGAGGAGCGTCCGCTGCCCAGCCGGGAGTTTCAGCGACAGGTGTGGCTCCTGTTTGAGTACCCGGAGAGCTCGGGCCCGGCTCGCGGCATCGCCATCGTCTCCGTGCTCGTCATCCTCATCTCCATTGTCATTTTCTGCCTCGAGACTCTGCCTGAATTCCGCGATGACCGCgaggcggcggcggcagcggctGCCGCGGCGGCTGCCGTTCCACTAAACAATGGCACGGCGCCCTATGGTCCAGGCGCTTTCACTGACCCATTCTTTGTGATCGAGACTCTGTGCATTGTGTGGTTTTCATTCGAACTGCTCGTGCGCTTCTTTGCATGCCCGAGCAAGGCCACCTTCTCCAAAAACATCATGAACATAATCGACATTGTTGCCATCATCCCCTACTTCATCACGCTGGGCACGGAGCTCGCTGAACGCCAGGGCAACGGACAGCAGGCCATGTCCCTGGCCATCCTGCGCGTCATCCGCCTGGTACGCGTATTCCGCATCTTTAAGCTCTCGCGCCACTCCAAGGGCCTCCAGATTCTTGGACAAACTCTCAAAGCCAGCATGCGCGAGCTCGGCCTGCTTATCTTTTTCCTGTTTATCGGGGTCATCCTCTTCTCCAGCGCCGTGTACTTCGCCGAGGCGGACGACCCGGCCTCGAGCTTTAGCAGCATCCCGGACGCCTTCTGGTGGGCCGTGGTTACCATGACCACGGTGGGGTACGGCGACATGCACCCGGTCACAATCGGCGGCAAGATCGTGGGCTCCCTGTGCGCAATCGCCGGGGTGCTGACCATCGCCCTGCCCGTGCCTGTCATAGTCTCCAACTTCAACTACTTCTACCACCGCGAGACGGACGGCGAGGAGCACGCACAGTGCCTGAACGCGGGCAGCAGCGAGCGCGTAGACTCGGCACAGGGCGAGCTACTGGAGCGCGCGCACAGTACCTCCTCTTTGAGCAAGCCGGAGTATGTGGCCATCGAGGAGGCGCTGCACGGCGCGTTTAGGCAGCCCGTCTACCCCAACCAGAACAGCCAGAACTGCGTGAGCGTCAAGAAGATTTTCACCGACGTGTAA